The sequence CCAGACCCCAACGAGGAGTAGATGTGACCTTCAATTGCATTCCAGCTTCAGTTATAGGTCTCGCCAGAGGCAAAGTCGgagagtggggagtggggagtgggctTGCTAAGATCTCACATCCGGGGCATTCCAAGCCTCTGGGGGTCCCTTTCTCCCTGCCTTCGGCCCCATCAGAGTCAACTctatcacacacaaacacacacatgcacacacacgtgcgcacacacccCCTCAGTCACCCCCACGTCCCTCTCCCACCTTCACTTGTCTGCTGTCCACAAAACTGCAGCTCAACACCCAATGCTCCCCACTTCCACCCCGACATATTTCTCAGCCCCCACCACACGACCCCAGAATCTCTCAGACCATCAGCCTCAAAGCTTCCAAGAATCTTTATTGAACTTGCTCTGCATCACAAACCCATCTGGAGGAGCCAGGGTGAGGCACCGTGCCCACTGCCAAAAGGGAAGACCCCAGCTGGCAGGCCCCCCCACCCACATCGGAGGAGCCTTCATTTCTTCCGGGGCTGCTTATCAGGGAAGCCTTCAAAGAACTCGTTGCACATCATGGCAATGCAGGACAGGAAGACACAGTACTCCTGGAAGTCCACCTCGTTGTCCTTGTTGCTGTCCAAGTTGCTCATCAGCTTCTGGAATGCGGCTTCATCCGTCCTTTTCTGGAGGGGGAAGAGGATACAGGTGGACACTAGCAGCCTGGGAGTGGAGCCAAGACTAGACAAGGTTTCCATCTCCAGATCAGAGCTCAGGAAAGTGTAGCCACTCCTCGGGGGCAGTTTTGGAAGTCCAGCCCTCAGGGCTAAACTAGGGTGGGAGGAGGTTTACCCCTCAGATGAGGAACCCTGAGTGCCTGGGTGCAGCTGGAGAAGGAGACCACAATGTCTTCCCTCAGGGTTAAATTAAGAATCCAATTAGACAATGGTCATGAAAGCAATATATAAACTGCATAAAGTTTGATACAGATGGAAGCTGTGATTGCTCTGGGGAAGTCTGTAGACATGTGAGTGTCTCCATAACTGCGTCTTCACATCCACAAGCCAAATAGAAACTCAAAAATTGTTCATGGCTGCGGTGACGGCAAGAGGCGGACCGTCCTGGTTTGCCGGTCTCAGCTGTGCACACTGACTACCCTgggaaattacttaacctctctgagccttaaatTCCCTTCAGTTAAGTTGTGCAAAGCACTCGGCAGAGTGTCTGGCCCGTAACCTACCTGTTCATTCTCAGCCCTCTCTCCGCTGAGGGCCAGGAAGTGAGTGGTGGGTGCTTGCCATGTTTCCACCTCAGGCAGCCATAGCAAGCTCTGCTCCCACTTCCCCATCTCAGTGACAGATGCCAACTACAGCTACCGCTCTGCAAAAAGGCTGGTGcctcccagggcctggccctCCTCTGTGGGGAATGCTCCACATGGGGCATGGTCCCAGGCAGTAGCCACTCACCCCCAAGAAACTGGGCAGCTCCCGGGTCAGCAGCTCCTTTAGCTCTGACTTGTTGAGCTTGAACTTGTCACCCTCCTTGCCCGAGTACTTGTGGAAGGTGGACACCATCACATCCAGGGCCTTCTCCAGGGGGTACGCCATGGTGGCAGTCGGGATCTGGGGGCAGAGTCACAGAGACACCCTTATCTTcccgacccccacccccagccatgtATTCAGAATGCCTCACCCCACTCCCATCCCTCCAGGAACACTTGGTGAGACCCTGCTTCCACCACAGGGGGAGCCCGGAAAGGTGGGGCTCAGCTGCTGGCTGGGAGAGTATGCACAGTGGGAAATGCGAGCTTCGGGCAGTGAACATTTGCAGGGCCACTGCGCAGGCTCTGGGTTTCAGGCAGCAAGCTCCCGGTGCCTCCCCCAGGCCATGCCTCCACGACATCGCTTTTTCCATCCCTTATTCAGTCCATTCACTCCCACAGCTCAGCCCACAGCAGCCCCACCCAGGCCAATCCTTCTCCCTCCCAGCACTGGGCAAGGCTGCTGGAGGCCTGCCCAGGGGCCTGCAGCGGAAAAAAACAGCGGCCTAGCGCCTAGCCTAGCGTAGGGAGGGGCAGGgtgaggtggcagaggcagggatACAGGGAAGGGGTGGGACGGCCAAGCTCCCTTGGGCTGGGCTGCTGGGTGCAGGGCAGAGGCTCACAGGACACCACCA comes from Diceros bicornis minor isolate mBicDic1 chromosome 4, mDicBic1.mat.cur, whole genome shotgun sequence and encodes:
- the S100A4 gene encoding protein S100-A4, with the protein product MAYPLEKALDVMVSTFHKYSGKEGDKFKLNKSELKELLTRELPSFLGKRTDEAAFQKLMSNLDSNKDNEVDFQEYCVFLSCIAMMCNEFFEGFPDKQPRKK